In Oryza sativa Japonica Group chromosome 11, ASM3414082v1, the following are encoded in one genomic region:
- the LOC4350342 gene encoding flavonoid O-methyltransferase-like protein Os11g0303600, whose product MAAQAPTMLAPTNEELLQAQADLWRHSLCYITSLSLQCVIKLGIPTAIHRAGGAASLPDLVTALSLPPSKLPFLRRLMRLLVHSGVFAADDTTDTGTYRLTPLSCLLVDGDDDGAAIVDGHPSQVPTVLAMGSRHCVEAAMGLADWIKKDSPSLLFEDVHGATPFDESMADLDPETHGLLNEGLAAHDGSGFAAVLRECREVFQGLESLTDCGGGDGATARTIVEAFPHVKCTVLDLPRVIGDKTTDGVVSYVAGDMLSFIPPAQAVMLKVVLHHWSDQDCVKILAHCKKAIPSREAGGKVIIIDVVISSTSGPLLEAELLMDVGMILIGKGQQRDENKWCDLFKKAGFSDYKIVKKLGIRGIFEVYP is encoded by the exons ATGGCAGCACAAGCTCCTACCATGTTGGCACCAACCAACGAGGAGCTGCTGCAAGCACAGGCCGATCTATGGCGCCACAGCCTCTGCTACATCACGTCTCTGAGTCTCCAATGTGTCATCAAGCTTGGCATCCCCACCGCCAtccaccgcgccggcggcgccgcgtcgCTGCCCGACCTGGTTACCGCTCTGTCCCTCCCGCCGTCCAAGCTACCGTTCCTCCGCCGCCTCATGCGGCTGCTGGTCCACTCCGGCGtcttcgccgccgacgacaccACCGATACCGGAACGTACCGTCTCACCCCGCTGTCATGCCTCCTggtggacggcgacgacgacggcgccgccatcgtcgaCGGCCACCCCAGCCAGGTGCCCACGGTGCTCGCCATGGGGTCGAGGCACTGCGTCGAGGCCGCCATGGGGCTCGCGGATTGGATCAAGAAGGATTCGCCGTCGCTGCTGTTCGAAGACGTGCATGGCGCGACGCCCTTCGACGAGAGCATGGCGGATTTGGACCCGGAGACACACGGGCTGCTCAACGAAGGTCTGGCGGCGCACGACGGCTCGGGATTCGCCGCCGTTCTGCGGGAGTGTCGTGAGGTGTTCCAGGGGCTGGAGTCGCTGAcagactgcggcggcggcgacggcgcgacggcgaggaccATCGTCGAGGCCTTCCCACACGTCAAGTGCACTGTGCTGGACCTTCCTCGCGTGATTGGCGACAAAACGACTGATGGGGTTGTGAGCTATGTGGCCGGTGACATGCTCAGCTTCATCCCACCTGCACAAGCTGTGATGCTAAAG GTTGTACTTCACCATTGGAGTGACCAGGATTGCGTGAAAATCCTAGCTCATTGCAAGAAAGCTATTCCATCACGAGAGGCAGGAGGTAAAGTGATCATCATTGATGTAGTGATTAGTTCTACCTCCGGACCATTGCTGGAAGCCGAGCTCCTTATGGATGTGGGCATGATACTGATCGGCAAAGGCCAACAGCGAGATGAAAACAAGTGGTGTGATCTCTTCAAAAAAGCGGGCTTCAGTGATTACAAGATTGTGAAGAAGCTAGGAATTCGAGGCATCTTTGAGGTCTATCCATAG